Genomic window (Prosthecobacter fusiformis):
TTGTAAAGGCGGGGGTAGCCGTGGTCATCCAGGCCAGTGAAGTGGTGGAAGCGAACGTTCCAGCCGCCGCCGTCGTTGGTGTTGTCGCGGGCGAAGATGTCCATGAGCGGGCTGATGGCGACCTCCAGGATATTGCGGGTGCCGGTGGAGTAGATTTCCAATCCGGTGCCGTCAGGACGGACGCGGATGACGCCGCCACCACGATGCTGGAGGGTGCGGCCATCGGTGCCGGTGGCTTTCATGAAACCGAAGTCTCCACCTGCGATGTAGAGCCAGCCGTCGATGCCCAGGCTGAGGCCGTTGGTGGTGTGGTCGGCAGGGCGGTCTTTGAAACCGAAGGCGATGTCCTTGACCAAGATGTTTTGTTTTTCAGCGGTGCCATCGCCATCGGCATCGATGAATTCACTGAGGTGCGGAGGATGAACGAGGTAGAGGCGGTCGTGATCCCAGACGAGGCCACGGGGGCTGTCCACTTCGCAAAAAACCTTTGTTTCATCGGCCTTGCCGTCGCCGTCTTTGTCACGCAGGCGAATGATGCGGCCACGCTTTGGGCTGCGACCCAGGGAGCCGTTGCCGTCACTGCTAACGTAAAGTGTGCCATCGGGAGCGGCGGCGACGTAAACGGGATAGTTAGCAGCGGCGGAATTGGCGAAGAGGGTGACTTCGAAGCCTTCGGGCACCTTGACATCCTTGAGGATTTCAGCCTCCTGCTGTGGGGTGAGCTTGACAATGGAAGGGGGGATGTTGCCCTCGTTTTTGTAGGGATCTGATTCTTCCTTCACTACTTTGGCAGCGGTGGCCTGCTGCTGGGCGCTCATCTTTGGGGCGAGGGACTTGATGCTTTCACCTTTCAGCTTCACCTCCCTGATGCTGGCCCAGCCGCCGCTGTTTTTGCTGAGGGCGTGGATTTTGATGAACTTGATGTTATCCGATTTGGCGAAGTCGTCGCTGTAGGGGGCTCCTTTGTTGTTGGTGGAGGCATCGACGAGTGTGCTCCAGGTCTTGCCATCGGTGGAGCCTTCGACTTTGTAACGATAGACGCCTTTGTTTTCCCAGATGGTGGCGATGCCGGTGAGGGCCTGCGGTTTTTCAAATTCAAGCTGGAGCCACTGCGGGTACTGCTCGTTGCTGGCACACCAGCGGGTGGCTTCGTCGCCATCCACGGCCCGCCAAGCGAAGTTGTTTTTGCCACCTTCCTCACTGCTGGCCGTTGCGGTGACGAGGGTGGCGTCTTTCGGCGCTGGAGGCGGTGTGGCTGCGGCCGGTTTCGGCTGGGGCTTGGGCGGGGCGGGGTTGCCTTTGACAAAGGTGACTTTGTTCTGGCCTTTAAAGGGCGTCAGGTAGTCGGGGGTCAGTTTGTCACAGGCCCAGAGGAGGCCACGGGTGAGGAGGTCAAGGTAACGGGCATCGGCGACGGTGTCGTTGTTGTGGCCAATGGTGGTGCTGAAGCTGCGTGCCCCCTGCTTTTCATTGGTCCAGGCGACGATGTATTCGACGTCCTTGATGGTGCCGTCCTTTTGTTTAGCGGTCTGCTTGCCCATGGCCAGGGGATGGGCATCGAAGATGTTGACGTTGTTATAGAGCTCTTCCTTGACCGTGGTCCAGTCCGCCAGGGGCTGGGTGATGGGGTGCTCTTTGTCCACATAAGTGATGGCGATGGGCTCCTGTGGGCCGTGGGAATTCGACTGGAGACCGAGGTGCTTATACCAGGAGTCGTTACCGGGGCGGAAGCTGTGCATGGCGCAATGCAGGTGCACGGCGGGGACGGTTTTGTGGACATCCAGGATGCGCTTGATCGCCTTGAAGTCTTTATGACCGGCAGCGCATTCGTCGTGGATGATGATGTCGTAACCTTTCGCCCAATCCGGATTGTCATAGAGGGGCAGGGGAGGATTGGTGGATTTATCATCGGTCCACACGACATCCACCTGCACATTGGCGCGGGACTGGATGCCCTGGCTGAGGATTTCATGCTGCTTGGCGTAATCATGGCAGCAGCCGCCAGCGATGAGGAGTGCTTTGAGTGGCTGAGGAGTCGCTGCGTGGGCGATCAGGGACGATGCAAAAAGCAGGGCGAAAAGGGCGTGACGGAGCATGATAAAAAAGGCGGCGGATAGAATCGCGCTAAAATACCAATTTCGAGCAGAAAAGTGAAGGAAGCGGAAGTCCTCAGAGAATTTGGTTTTAGAAAATCAAAGCCTTGAATTGAAAACACGTGAATATGCATATCAATGAGCATAAAATCGTGCATGAGAACAACCCTACTTCTAGATGAAGAACTCATCGCCAAAGCCGGAAGGCTGACCGGCATCACTGAAAAAACCAAACTCGTGCATATGGGACTCGAAGCACTCATCACCCGTGAATCTTCCCGGCGTCTGGCCGCCCTGGGGGGCTCCATGCCTGAACTTAGCGTTCCGCCCCGGACCCGTCCGACGGAGGAGCGCCTGGATCTCGCTCATCTGACCTTCAAGGCCGCTGAAGACCCCAAGCCGTATGGTACTCGCTGATACCAACGTCTGGGTTTATTTCCTGAATGGAAAGAACAACGACCCAAAGCTGGGGCAGATGCTGTGGGCAGGAGAAATCGTCACCCACTGGAACGTCATAGGCGAGCTGGCAGCAGAGAGTGTGGCCAATCGCGCCCAGTTTCTGACTGATCTGCGGGAGCTGGAGCGTGTGGAGCCGGCTACGGAGAGTGAGGCTCTGGTGCTCATTGAAAATCGTAAGCTCTACGGGCGTGGCATCGGCTGGAATGATATCCAGCTCCTGGCGAGCTGTTTGATCCATCAGGTGCCGCTGTGGACTCATGACCGGCGTTTGCATGAAGCGGCCGTGGAGCTGGGATGCGCGTGGAAGGAGTGAGTTTTTACTTGGCGCAAGGCGGCATGCTCGGGATACATAGCGGCAATGAATCCCGCAGTGGCAATTTTGATCTCCGCAATCGTCGGCTACATCAGTGGCGCGATGCCGTTTGGCTATTGGGCAGGCAAGCTCAAGGGCATGGATATTCGGCAGCATGGAAGCGGTAACATCGGGGCGACAAACGTCATCCGGGTGCTGGGGAAGGGGATTGGCATTCCAGTTTTTATCCTGGATGCGCTGAAGGGCTGGCTGCCTGCCTGGCTGGCGGGGTATTTTTTGGCGAAAAACGGGGCTGCGCAGGAGATCGTCTCTGCCGGGGCAGTTGTGGCGGGCCTGGCTGCGGTGCTGGGGCACATGTTTACCTTTTGGCTGGGTTTTAAAGGCGGAAAAGGCGTGGCGACGACGGCTGGTGTGCTGCTGGGGATTGCCCCGCTGGCGATGCTAGGCGGGCTGGTGGTGTGGCTGGTGTTTTTCTTCATGACACGTTACGTGTCCCTGGCCTCGATGATGGCCGGGGTGGGCGTGGTGGCCACAATGGTGGCGCTCATGCTGCGAGATCAGCGCTGGGATTTTGTCATGCTCGGTTTCGGGGTGCTGATCATGCTGCTGGTCATCCTTCGGCACCGGGCGAACATTGGCCGTATCTTTGCGGGGACTGAGCCTAAGGCAGGGCGTAAAAAATAAGATCGTTTGGATCTCTAGCTGATTCCTTTTTCTCTAACCATGTCTCAACAAGCTGAAGCTGCCGGACTCCTGAAACACTACCTGGAACAGCGCCAGGTGGCGGGGCAGACGCATGTGGGGCTGAGGCCCGGGATGGTGGACCGGCTGTTGCATCGGCGTGGCCTCGGGCCACAGACCAAGGCTGCGGCGGAGATGCCCCGGCCTGTGCGTGCGGCACCACCTGCTGGCGAAAGTGTGGCTGCTCCGGCCTCATTGCTACGCGAAACCTTGGCGGCTCCAGCTTCCGTGAAACCTGCCCCTGCTGCGGTGACGAGTGCCCCGACAAAAGTGCGCTTGGAGCCGACAGTGATCGAAGTGCCCGGCGCCACCAAGGCAGAAAAGCTGGCTGCGCTGGCGCAAATGGCGGAACATTCGCCTGAGGCGCGTGCTCTGGGTACCCTGCGGGAGACGATGGTCTTTGCGGTGGGCAGTCCAGAGGCAGAGATCATGTTCATCGGTGAAGCGCCGGGGTCTGAGGAAGAGCGCCAGCAGGAGCCCTTCGTGGGGCCAGCGGGTCAAAAGCTGACGGGCATCATCAAGGCCATGGGTCTGGACCGGAGCGAGGTTTACATCAGTAACATCTGTAAATTCCGTCCGGCAATGGAGAACCAGGGTTACTCCAACCGGCCGCCGACAACGGTGGAAATGAAGACCTGTCTGCCGTACATATTTACGGAGATCGCCATCATCCAGCCGAAGATCCTGGTGGCGCTGGGCAAGACGGCGGCGGAAGGCCTGGGACTGAGTGGTCCGGTGAGCAAGCTGCGCGGCCAGTTTTACCAAGTGCAGGGACTGCCTGCCATGGTGACCTTTCACCCCAGCTACATCCTGCGGGAAGAAAAACTGGCTGGTGGCGGCATGGTGGCCAAGCGTCAAGTCTGGGAAGACATGCTGCAAGTGATGGAAAAGGCCGGGCTGCCGATCAGTGAGAAGCAGCGTTCGTATTTTAAGAAGTAGAGGCTCCGCTAATGAGCGTAAACGGCTCAGCGGTTCCCTTGAAAGTAGTCCTGTATCCTCGCCCGGCTTGACTCTTCAGTCTTCCGGCCCAAATCTCCGCCTCCCATGTCCGACGCCAACGCTGCTGCCCCTGCCTCCCTGGATTTCATCCGCGAAATGATCGCTGCCGATGTGGAGGCGCAGCGCAATGATGGCTGGGTGATCACGCGGTTTCCGCCAGAGCCGAACGGCTATCTGCACATCGGCCATGCCAAGAGCATCTGCCTAAACTTCGGCCTCAGCCTTGAAAACGCACCCAAGGCCCGCTGCCATCTGCGCTTTGATGACACGAACCCGACGAAGGAAGAGGTGGAGTATGTGGATAGCATCCAGGAGGATGTGAAGTGGCTGGGCTTTGACTGGGGCGACCATCTTTTTTATGCCAGCGACTACTTTGAAAAGCTCTATGGCTTCGCCGTCCAGCTCATCGAAAAAGGCCTGGCCTATGTGGATGACCAGACGCCAGAAGAGATGCGCGCCACCCGTGGCACGTTGACCAGTCCCGGCACGGCCAGCCCGTTCCGTGATCGCAGTGCTGCGGAAAATCTGGACCTGTTTGCGCGCATGCGTGCGGGTGAATTTGCCGAAGGTAGCCGCGTCCTGAGGGCCAAAATTGACATGGCCTCGCCGAACATGAACATGCGGGATCCAGCCATCTACCGCATCCTCAAGGCCCATCATCACCGCACGGGCGATGCCTGGTGCATCTACCCGATGTATGACTACGCACACCCGCTCAGTGATGCACTGGAAGGCATCACGCACAGCCTTTGCACGCTGGAGTTTGAGCATCACCGTCCCCTTTATGAATGGCTGATCGCCAATGTCAGCGGCCTGCCGGGCCAGCCTTATCAGCGCGAATTTGCCCGCCTGAACCTGACGAATACGGTGATGAGCAAGCGCAAGCTACTGCGTCTGGTGAAGGAAGGTCTGGTCAATGGTTGGGATGATCCCCGCATGCCCACCATCAGCGGCATTCGCCGTCGTGGTTATACTCCGGCGGCTGTGCGGACCTTCTGCAAAACGATTGGCCTAACCAAGTATCCATCTTTGACCGAACTCACCCTGCTGGAGCATTGCGTGCGTGAAGACCTGAATAAGCATGCCCAGCGCGTCTATGGCGTCCTGCGGCCTATCAAGGTTGTCCTGACCAATTACCCCGAAGGCCAGGTGGAGCATGTGGAGCTGGTGAATAATCCGGAAAACGAGGCCGATGGCAAACGCCAGGTCCCGCTCAGCCGCGAGCTTTACATTGATGCCGATGACTTCATGGAAACCCCGATCCAGGGTTTTCACCGGCTCGTCCCCGGCGGCGAAGTGCGTCTGAAATACGCCTTCTGCATCATCTGCCAGGAGGTCATCAAGGATGACGCGGGCAACATCATTGAACTGCGTTGCACTTACGATGACGCGACGCGTCACGGTGTGAAACCTGTGGGTAGGCCAAAAGTGAAAGGCACGATCCACTGGGTCAGCGCTGCCCATGCTCTGGATGTGGAAGTACGCCTCTATGACAAGCTCTTCACGCAGGAGCAGCCGGAAGAGGCCGCAGGTGAAGACGGTGACTTTACGCAGCTCATCAATCCCCAGTCTCTGGAAGTGATCACGGCGAAGATCGAGCCCTCCGTGGCCGATGCCAAGCCTGGCTCACACTTCCAGTTTGAACGCGTCGGTTATTTCTATGCCGACCCAAAAGACAGCCAGCCCGGCAAACCTGTGTTTAACCGCACTGTGGCGCTGAAAGATGGGTTTGTGAAAAAGTGAACAAATCTCCCGCATTGTAGCGGGACTAGCCCCCTCACTTCGCGTGCGGGGGGGCTGAAAGAAGAAAAGATCAGGAGGCGGATATGGCTTGTGCCATCGTTCTGCCTCCTCACCAGCCGTAGAGATTACAGCTTCGTATACCCCACGCTTTCGCAAGGCAGGTCCCAGAGAGCTTTCAGCTCGGCATCCAGCTTGGTGATGCTGAAGCTCACGCCGGCCATTTCCTGGCAGGTGACGATGCTGTCCACGATGGTCTGATGTATTTTGATGCCACGGGCATCCAGGATAGGCCGGGCGGCACGGAGCATGATCAGCAGCTCCATCATATGCGTGCTGCCCAGGCTGTTGACGAAGAAGACGATCTCATCTCCTTCACTCAGTGGCAGGTCATCGCCGAAAAGGAGATCCAGCATCTTGACGGCCAGTTCATCTGCCGTGCACATGGGGATGAGGCCCACGCCTTTTTCACCGTGAATGCCCATGCCCAGGCCGATGACGTCATCCGCCAGTTCAAAGGTAGGGGCACCTGTCGCCGGGATGGAGCCGGGTTTGGTGGAAACGCCGACCGTGCGTGTTGCGTCCACGGCCTTCTGGGCGATGCGGGCCAGTTCATCCAAAGTCTCCACCTGCGTGGCGGCGGCACCGGCCAGCTTGACGATGGGCACCAGGCCGCCGACGCCACGGCGCTTATGTTTTTCATTCGGCGGGGCGGAGCAAACGTCGTCATTGATAATGACGGTCTTTACCGTGATGCCTGCGTCCTCGGCGTCCTCCGCACCGATGTCGAAGTTCATGATGTCCCCGGCATAGTTGCCATAAAGATAGAGCACGCCTTTGCCACGGTTCACCGCCTGCGTGGCCTCCAGGACGATGTCCGGCGGGGGGGCTGCGAAAATGTCACCCACAGCCGCGCCATCACCCATGCCTTTGCCGACGAGGCCATGATAAATCGGTTCGTGACCTGCACCGCCACCAATCAGCAGGGCAGGGGCATCCGGGCGCAGATCGTTCATGACGATGGAGCGCTTGCCCACACGCCGGGCTTTGCCGTCATAAGCCAGCACGAGGCCCTCGAAGAGTTCGTCGGCACATTTCAGGGGATCGTTGATGATCTTCTTCGCGGTGTTTTTGCTCATAGGTCGGTGGCAGTGGGAATTCGGGCCGCAAGGTGTAGCGGGTAGGCTTTGCGATGTCAAAGCAGGAAAGTGGGCTCATCTCCCGGCCAGCACCGCATCCGGCATCGTGAAGGCGTTTTCGATGACGTTGATTGCCGGCACCTGCCCAGGGGTGAGGACGACCTCCACGATGTCGAATCGGTAGGCCACCTTGGGGTTTTTCAGCAGCCGCAGCCAGGCCAGGGCACCTCGTTGGAGCAGGCGGCGTTTTTCCGCATTCACCGCATCTGCCGGGCGTCCAAGGCTGGTGTGCGAGCGGGTTTTCACCTCCACAAAAGTCAGCACCTGACCGTGCCGGGCCACGATGTCCAGTTCCCCACCGAAGAGACTGTCGTGGTTGCGTTGCAGGATCTTGCGCCCGCGCCTGCGCAGCCATTTGGCAGCCAGGATTTCTCCTGCGATGCCCACTTCCGCATACGTCAGGCGATGGCCGAAAAGAATGGGCTGGTAGGGAGATCGCAGCCTGACATGCCAGCCCAGGGACCGCCGACGCAACCACGGCAGCAGGCGCCGCCGAATGCCGGGCAGGCGTAGAAAAGGCTGCCAGAGACCACCCTGGCGTGGGGGATCCTCCGGCAGTGATTTCATACTTTCAAACGGGAGACTGTGATTTTGCCGCCGAAGCATTCATCCACATCGGAGCCGGGGATGCGTGGCCTCTTGGAATACTGCGCCGTGTATTGATACTGGCCTTCTGCGGTCATTTCGTAATTCACATCCAACGGCATCCGCTCAGGGATGCAGCGGACCATTTCAGGCATCGGCAGGAGCCCGGGGGCGTGGTGGGGAAAGTTCACGTTCCAATACTCGCCATCATGCAAAAGCTCTCCGGATAACCGCGCCATGATCTCCGTGACCCAACTGGCGATGCGCGGCCAGTCCATCGCCACTCCTTTGACCAAATAATGGGAAAAAGCCATCGCCGGGATTCCGTGATAGGCGGCCTCCCGTGCCGCTGCGACAGTGCCAGAAATAACGATGTCCTGCCCCAGATTTCCCCCGGCATTCACTCCTGAAAGTACCCAGTCTGGCTTCAAATCCAGCCCGAATAGGGCGATGCGTACGCTGTCTGCCGAAGGGCCGCGCACAGCCCAGCGCCCTTCTCCCCGTGGCTCCACCACCAGGGGCTTTCGCGTGGTCACACAATGCCCGCACATGGACTGCTCATCAGCCGGGGCGACGATGGAAACACGCGCGCCGGGCACTGCGGCGACCGCTTCAGCCAGTGCCTTAAGGCCGGGTGCGTCGATGCCGTCATCATTGGTCAGGAGGAAATGCATGCCCAGAGTATGGGCAGTTTATCCGGCCGTGCATCTCTATTCCGCCGGGTGAGGTCACGGCTCAAGCCGCCGCATGCCGGGCCAGATAAGTCCGGCAGTTTTCCTCACCCATGTACTTCGCCAGCAGCTTGGGGTCCGTTTCGGTCAGATCCACCAGGATCAGCCCATCAATGACGGAGGAGAAATCCTTGTCCACATTGAAGCTCAAAATGGTTCCGCTGAGGCGCAGGTAGTGCTTTAGCAAAATAGGGATGCCTTTGCCATCCGTCTCCACGCTGGAGATCAGGGCGGAGCAGTCATCCACATCCTGGAGATTCGCGCTGATGAATTCCCGCATCAGTCGTCGTGTGCGCAGGTAGCGGAAGGGATTGCGCGGTTTCACAAAACTGGCCAGGTCCTCATGCAGGCAGTTTCCCTGGAGAAACTCCACCATCATTTTTTGGCTCAGGCTATCGTAATCCCGGCTGATGCTCACCGGCCCGAAGAGCTTTTTATACCCCGGATTTCTCACCATCCAGTGAGCGATGCCCTTCCACAGCAGAGGCAGGGAGGAGAGGTTACGCTGGTATTCCTTAATGATGAAACTGCGGCCCATCTCCACGGCGCTTTCCAGATGAGCCAGGAAGGGTTTTTCAAATTTGAACAGGGTGCTCGTATAAAGCCCCTTGGGGCCATACTCACGCAGGATGATGTCTGCCCGGCCTAACCGATACGCCCCGGCGATCTGCTGCTTGTCCTCATCCCAGAGGAACAGGTGCTGATAGTAGCGGTCGTATTTATCCAGGTCCACCTCGTTACCGGTGCCCTCGCCCACCGCACGGAAGGTCAGCTCACGCAGTCTGCCGATCTCCTGCAACGTGTCTGGGATCTCATGGGAATGGGCGGCATAGACGCTCAGATT
Coding sequences:
- a CDS encoding type II toxin-antitoxin system VapB family antitoxin, translating into MRTTLLLDEELIAKAGRLTGITEKTKLVHMGLEALITRESSRRLAALGGSMPELSVPPRTRPTEERLDLAHLTFKAAEDPKPYGTR
- a CDS encoding type II toxin-antitoxin system VapC family toxin; its protein translation is MVLADTNVWVYFLNGKNNDPKLGQMLWAGEIVTHWNVIGELAAESVANRAQFLTDLRELERVEPATESEALVLIENRKLYGRGIGWNDIQLLASCLIHQVPLWTHDRRLHEAAVELGCAWKE
- the plsY gene encoding glycerol-3-phosphate 1-O-acyltransferase PlsY, whose amino-acid sequence is MAILISAIVGYISGAMPFGYWAGKLKGMDIRQHGSGNIGATNVIRVLGKGIGIPVFILDALKGWLPAWLAGYFLAKNGAAQEIVSAGAVVAGLAAVLGHMFTFWLGFKGGKGVATTAGVLLGIAPLAMLGGLVVWLVFFFMTRYVSLASMMAGVGVVATMVALMLRDQRWDFVMLGFGVLIMLLVILRHRANIGRIFAGTEPKAGRKK
- a CDS encoding uracil-DNA glycosylase; this encodes MSQQAEAAGLLKHYLEQRQVAGQTHVGLRPGMVDRLLHRRGLGPQTKAAAEMPRPVRAAPPAGESVAAPASLLRETLAAPASVKPAPAAVTSAPTKVRLEPTVIEVPGATKAEKLAALAQMAEHSPEARALGTLRETMVFAVGSPEAEIMFIGEAPGSEEERQQEPFVGPAGQKLTGIIKAMGLDRSEVYISNICKFRPAMENQGYSNRPPTTVEMKTCLPYIFTEIAIIQPKILVALGKTAAEGLGLSGPVSKLRGQFYQVQGLPAMVTFHPSYILREEKLAGGGMVAKRQVWEDMLQVMEKAGLPISEKQRSYFKK
- a CDS encoding glutamine--tRNA ligase/YqeY domain fusion protein, with protein sequence MSDANAAAPASLDFIREMIAADVEAQRNDGWVITRFPPEPNGYLHIGHAKSICLNFGLSLENAPKARCHLRFDDTNPTKEEVEYVDSIQEDVKWLGFDWGDHLFYASDYFEKLYGFAVQLIEKGLAYVDDQTPEEMRATRGTLTSPGTASPFRDRSAAENLDLFARMRAGEFAEGSRVLRAKIDMASPNMNMRDPAIYRILKAHHHRTGDAWCIYPMYDYAHPLSDALEGITHSLCTLEFEHHRPLYEWLIANVSGLPGQPYQREFARLNLTNTVMSKRKLLRLVKEGLVNGWDDPRMPTISGIRRRGYTPAAVRTFCKTIGLTKYPSLTELTLLEHCVREDLNKHAQRVYGVLRPIKVVLTNYPEGQVEHVELVNNPENEADGKRQVPLSRELYIDADDFMETPIQGFHRLVPGGEVRLKYAFCIICQEVIKDDAGNIIELRCTYDDATRHGVKPVGRPKVKGTIHWVSAAHALDVEVRLYDKLFTQEQPEEAAGEDGDFTQLINPQSLEVITAKIEPSVADAKPGSHFQFERVGYFYADPKDSQPGKPVFNRTVALKDGFVKK
- a CDS encoding dihydroxyacetone kinase subunit DhaK, whose translation is MSKNTAKKIINDPLKCADELFEGLVLAYDGKARRVGKRSIVMNDLRPDAPALLIGGGAGHEPIYHGLVGKGMGDGAAVGDIFAAPPPDIVLEATQAVNRGKGVLYLYGNYAGDIMNFDIGAEDAEDAGITVKTVIINDDVCSAPPNEKHKRRGVGGLVPIVKLAGAAATQVETLDELARIAQKAVDATRTVGVSTKPGSIPATGAPTFELADDVIGLGMGIHGEKGVGLIPMCTADELAVKMLDLLFGDDLPLSEGDEIVFFVNSLGSTHMMELLIMLRAARPILDARGIKIHQTIVDSIVTCQEMAGVSFSITKLDAELKALWDLPCESVGYTKL
- a CDS encoding YraN family protein, which produces MKSLPEDPPRQGGLWQPFLRLPGIRRRLLPWLRRRSLGWHVRLRSPYQPILFGHRLTYAEVGIAGEILAAKWLRRRGRKILQRNHDSLFGGELDIVARHGQVLTFVEVKTRSHTSLGRPADAVNAEKRRLLQRGALAWLRLLKNPKVAYRFDIVEVVLTPGQVPAINVIENAFTMPDAVLAGR
- the surE gene encoding 5'/3'-nucleotidase SurE; its protein translation is MHFLLTNDDGIDAPGLKALAEAVAAVPGARVSIVAPADEQSMCGHCVTTRKPLVVEPRGEGRWAVRGPSADSVRIALFGLDLKPDWVLSGVNAGGNLGQDIVISGTVAAAREAAYHGIPAMAFSHYLVKGVAMDWPRIASWVTEIMARLSGELLHDGEYWNVNFPHHAPGLLPMPEMVRCIPERMPLDVNYEMTAEGQYQYTAQYSKRPRIPGSDVDECFGGKITVSRLKV